Proteins encoded by one window of Plasmodium falciparum 3D7 genome assembly, chromosome: 4:
- a CDS encoding tRNA N6-adenosine threonylcarbamoyltransferase: MKNVSTHIAIYLFCYIFLIHYLCYTFKIDNIPIKNNKFSDILQRAVKNINKHLNKKNVNYDICKYRKIPKILLQTNNCKKKKKLNYIVGIENTCDDTCICVIDTDLNIIKNVIISHYKVVHSYEGVYPFFISSLNSLFLKHYVNKILDNIDPKHVICYGFSSCPGIAKNMEAAKNYIGEKKKQNENIKISAVNHIFAHILSPLFFNFYNDKHTYTNSAEYKNENIKADEEDDKIYLNISESIKNDKEHKNKIKNVLEVLNKNIITQEKLINLIEDDFFTYGSYVLNRIKKKKKTEENKLDDNKINNTEEKTVNEEKKDIHNETLNIIQTEYMKDGYLCILVSGGSTDVYKVQKDTKNAINVCKISTTMDITIGDVIDKVTRLLELPVGLGGGPFLEKEAQKYLTNLKSASSENLQNDPFQPFPNPFSTNNIIDFSFSGIYNHMSKIIKKLKSEKSFEKEKGRYAYYCQKNIFHHLLKQVNKIMYFSELHFNIKNVFIVGGVGCNNFLYQSLKDMAAKRDNEENQIKEYNRLRKRLRKKMKKINDEKLSVLKISKDSLKSDHDYNSSLSWKIYLKNLLKKRKSKDILSTFKLFNFDDFIKLKQQGSFLLDDTVFKKGTSPWSIYKTPLNLSRDNAAMIAFNTFLNLHNKTNLYDDTLDIDIKTTVKTKLENNFLLLSDIIIFDVMLQYYDNNKG, encoded by the exons atgaaaaatgtaAGTACTCATATtgctatatatttattctgttatatatttttaattcattatttatgttatacATTTAAAATTGATAATATCCCAATAAAGAATAACAAATTTAGTGATATTCTTCAGAGAgcagtaaaaaatataaataaacatcttaacaagaaaaatgtaaactacgatatatgtaaatatagaaaaattcCCAAGATTCTGTTACAAACAAATAATtgtaagaaaaagaaaaaattgaatTATATAGTTGGAATAGAAAATACATGTGATGATACTTGTATTTGTGTTATTGATACcgatttaaatataattaaaaatgtaatCATATCCCACTATAAAGTTGTGCATAGTTATGAAGGtgtatatcctttttttataagcTCTTTAAATAGTTTGTTCTTAAAACATTATGTCAACAAAATATTAGATAATATAg atCCTAAACATGTTATCTGTTATGGCTTTAGTTCCTGTCCAGGGATAGCCAAAAATATGGAAGCagcaaaaaattatataggagaaaaaaaaaaacaaaatgaaaatatcaaaataaGTGCTGTAAATCATATATTTGCGCACATTCTTTCACcactattttttaatttttataatgataagCATACGTACACAAATAGTgctgaatataaaaatgaaaatataaaagcaGATGAAGAGGATgacaaaatttatttaaacatATCAGAAAgcataaaaaatgataaggagcataaaaacaaaataaaaaatgttctggaagttttaaataaaaatattatcacacaagaaaaattaataaatttgatAGAGGAtgatttttttacatatggATCATATGTACTAaacagaataaaaaaaaaaaaaaaaacagaagaGAATAAAttggatgataataaaataaataatactgAAGAAAAAACGGTGAATGAggaaaaaaaggatatacaTAATGAAACGTTAAATATCATACAAACGGAATATATGAAAGACGGCTATCTTTGTATTTTAGTTTCAGGAGGTAGTACAGATGTGTACAAAGTTCAGAAAGATACAAAAAATGCTATTAATGTGTGTAAAATATCGACAACAATGGATATAACTATTGGTGATGTGATTGATAAGGTTACTAGACTCCTCGAACTTCCTGTTGGTTTAGGTGGAGGACCATTTCTTGAAAAAGAAGCACAAAAATATCTTACAAATTTAAAAAGTGCATCTAGTGAAAATTTGCAAAATGACCCTTTTCAACCTTTTCCTAATCCCTTTTCaactaataatataattgatTTTTC CTTTTCTGGAATATACAATCACATgagtaaaataataaaaaaattgaaaagtGAAAAATCAtttgaaaaggaaaaaggaaGATATGCATATTATTGccagaaaaatatattccatcatttattaaaacaagtgaataaaataatgtatttttCAGAACtccattttaatataaaaaatgtatttatagTTGGGGGAGTTGGctgtaataattttttatatcaaagTTTAAAAGATATGGCTGCAAAAAGGGACAATGAagaaaatcaaataaaagaatataatcgCTTAAGAAAACgattaaggaaaaaaatgaaaaaaattaatgatgaaaaattgTCTGTATTAAAAATTTCAAAAGATAGTCTCAAAAGTGATCACGATTATAATTCTTCCTTGTCATGgaagatatatttaaaaaatcttttaaagaaaaggaaaagtaAAGACATTCTATCAACattcaaattatttaattttgatGACTTTATTAAATTGAAACAACAAGGAAGTTTTTTATTGGATGATactgtttttaaaaaaggtaCAA gTCCTTGGAGTATTTACAAGACCCCTTTAAACCTTAGTAGGGACAATGCTGCAATGATAGCCTTCAAcacttttttaaatttacacAATAAAAc TAATCTTTATGACGACACGTTAGATATCGATATAAAAACAACagtaaaaacaaaattggAGAATAATTTCCTACTTTTAT